The Streptomyces puniciscabiei genomic interval TCCATGATGTGCACGTGCTGGGCGAGGTTGGCGAGATACACCGTGCCCTGCCCGTGACAGCGCATCAGGTCCAGGCCCTCACCGGTGTACGCACGCGCGCGTGCCTGGTGGTTGTTCTGGTACTCGGCGTCGAACTCCATCAGCCCCTGGTAGGCGACCATGGTGCCCTTGCGGGCGAGGATGTCGTCGTGACCCTCCAGGGTGACGCGGAGCAGCTGCGCGTTCTGCAGGCTCCAGCGCTCCTGCGTCTGGACGTCGTTGTGCGCGAAAAGCGGGCTTTGCATGGCTTTCTGACTCCCCCTCAGCCCCGGACCCGGATGCGGTCGGTGCTGTCCTCGCTGGGCTGGACGACGACGATGCCCTGACCGGAGAAGGCCATCTGGTAGGCCTCACCGCTGCCCCGGCCGATCAGCGACTGCGCCTTGAAGCTGCGCTTGCCCTTCACCTTCAGGTTCGGCGACCAGGCGACGAGCGCGTCCGGGTCGACGTACGTCTCGTCCTCGCCGCCGCCGCAGTCGACGACGATCGGCTCGCCCCGGGAGGTCAGCGCGACCCAGCCCTGCCCGGAGATCCTCGTGTTCCACAGGCCCTGCCCGGCGAACTTCGCGAGCCCCTTGACGCGTTCCACGCCCCAGCTGAGGTGGGCGTCGAAGGCGAGCAGGTTGGTGGCGTTGACGGAGATGCCGTCTCCGTTGAGGTTGATCACGACGACGTTCGCACCGTAGTCGGCGAGATAGAGCAGCCCGTCCCCGGTGCACTTCATCAGGGGCGCGCCCTCGCCGGTGATCCAGTCGCGGGCGATCTGGCGGACGGCGGGCGGGTTGGGCTCGTACTGGACGAAGCCCTCGTAGGCGACCATCGAGCCCACGCGCGCGAGGAGGTCGTTGCCGGTCTGCATGGCGACCTTCAGCATGTGGTGGCCGTGGTTCTCCATGCGGGCGGTGACGGGTGCGGGGGCGTAGCCCGCGAGCGGCTGGTTCATGACGGGCTCCCTCTAGACCTCGTACGGCTGGACGACGATGAAGTTGCCGGGCGCGCCCCGGAACTGGAGGTTGACGCTCTCGCCGGTGTCGCCCGGGTAGGCGTTGCGGCGCATGCGGACCTGGCTGGAGACGATCACCTGGGAGGCGGCCGACCAGGCGACGACGGCGTTGCAGTCGGCGAAGGTGGTCGGCGTGACCGGCAGGACGACGGGCGTGCCGTGCGTCTTGACGACGATCGTGCCGGTGCCCTGGAACTGCATGGTGAACAGCGCGCCGCCGGGGATGCCGTGGCCCTCGATGCGGCGGACCTCGTGGTGCAGGCTCTCGTCGAAGGCGAGGACGTTCTCGGCGGAGACGCAGATCGCGTCGCCCTGGAGCTCGACGGGGTGCAGATGGGTGGAGTTCTCGGCGAGGAACACCTGGCCGTTGCCGGTGCAGCGCATCAGCTGCATCTCCTGGCCGGTGGCGTTGCCGACGATCCGCCCGGCGAACCCGGCGCCCTTGTAGCTGAAGTCGACCTTGCCCTGGTAGAGCACCATGCTGCCCTGCCTGGCCAGCACGGGCTGCCCGCCGATGCCGAGGTCCACGCGCATGAGCTTCTTGTTCTGCTGGGTCCAGCGCTGTCCGGTCGGCGTCTCCTTGTACATCTGCAGCGCGGCCGACACCCCCGCGCCGCCCTGCGGGGCGCCCTGCGGCGCCGCGTAGCCGCCGGGCTGCTGGCCCGGGACCTGCCCATAGCCCGGGGGCATGGGCGCGGTGGGCTGGCCGCCGTAGGAGGGCGGCTGCTGGCCGTAACCGGGGGGCATCTGCGCGGTCGGCTGACCGCCGTACGACTGCTGCTGGGGCGGGTAGCCGTACGACGGCTGCTGCTGCGGGTGGCCGTAGGGCGCCGGTGCGGGGGCCGGCGGAGGGACCGTGCCGCCGGCGGGCGGGGTCAGGGGGGCGATGACCGTCGGCGCGGCATGCACGTTCGGGGCTGGCGCCGGGGGCGGAGTCTGGCCGGGCGGGGTCTGGCCGGGTTGCGGTGCGAAGCCCTGCGGAGGCGTGGCTCCGGACGGCGGGGCGAAGCCCTGGACGGCGGGCTGCGGCACGGGGGCCGGGGCGGGCGCGGGGGCCGGCGCGGACGGGGCGGCGAACGACGGTGGGGTCGTCGCCTGGGCGGGCGGGGCGAAACCGGGGCCGGCGCCGGTCTGCGGCTGCTGCGGGGCGGCGGGCGCCTCCTCCTCCAGCACCTCGCCGCCGAAGTTCTTCAGCAGCGCCTCCAGACCGCCGTCGAAGCCCTGCCCGACGGCCGCGAACCGCCACACGTCCTTCAGATAGATGTCGCCGAGCATCACGGCCCGCTCGGTGGAGAA includes:
- a CDS encoding AIM24 family protein, with protein sequence MNQPLAGYAPAPVTARMENHGHHMLKVAMQTGNDLLARVGSMVAYEGFVQYEPNPPAVRQIARDWITGEGAPLMKCTGDGLLYLADYGANVVVINLNGDGISVNATNLLAFDAHLSWGVERVKGLAKFAGQGLWNTRISGQGWVALTSRGEPIVVDCGGGEDETYVDPDALVAWSPNLKVKGKRSFKAQSLIGRGSGEAYQMAFSGQGIVVVQPSEDSTDRIRVRG
- a CDS encoding TerD family protein; amino-acid sequence: MAREFQRGHKARISDLTAGTDLYVGVQISAPGLTFDISCFGLDAHERLSDDRYFVFFNQPKSPEESVQLLGAQAGDTESFRVTLDRIPSHIHKLSFTATIDGAGQMSQIAPGYLRIVAGGEEVARYSFSGVEFSTERAVMLGDIYLKDVWRFAAVGQGFDGGLEALLKNFGGEVLEEEAPAAPQQPQTGAGPGFAPPAQATTPPSFAAPSAPAPAPAPAPVPQPAVQGFAPPSGATPPQGFAPQPGQTPPGQTPPPAPAPNVHAAPTVIAPLTPPAGGTVPPPAPAPAPYGHPQQQPSYGYPPQQQSYGGQPTAQMPPGYGQQPPSYGGQPTAPMPPGYGQVPGQQPGGYAAPQGAPQGGAGVSAALQMYKETPTGQRWTQQNKKLMRVDLGIGGQPVLARQGSMVLYQGKVDFSYKGAGFAGRIVGNATGQEMQLMRCTGNGQVFLAENSTHLHPVELQGDAICVSAENVLAFDESLHHEVRRIEGHGIPGGALFTMQFQGTGTIVVKTHGTPVVLPVTPTTFADCNAVVAWSAASQVIVSSQVRMRRNAYPGDTGESVNLQFRGAPGNFIVVQPYEV